In Brachypodium distachyon strain Bd21 chromosome 5, Brachypodium_distachyon_v3.0, whole genome shotgun sequence, the genomic window AGTAGTTCTActatttacaaaaataaaagtgaGCTGAAAATTAACCAGGGAGGTAATCCTTACCAGGCCTCCTGAGTTCATCTGGATCAGCAAGAGAGTGACCTCTGAACCGGTAAGTTTCACATTCCACTAGAGTTGGTCCTTCACCTCTCCTTGCCCTGTCAATTGCCTCCTTAGCCACCTCCCTAACCTTCAGGACATCCATCCCATCGACATGCACCCCGGGCATTCCAAATGCCGGGCCCTTCTTCCAGATCTCTGGATCTGAGGTAGCCCTCAGGTGCGACATACCAATTGCCCATAAGTTGTTCTCCACAACAAACACAATAGGAAGCTTCCACAGCTGAGCCATGTTCAGGCACTCAAAGAATTGGCCGTTGTTACAGGTACCATCTCCGAAGAAGGCAAGTGTGACATCAAGCCCATCAGGGCCAGACTGCTTGAGCACCTCATGGCGGTACTTAGCAGCAAAGGCAGCACCAGTGGCAACAGGAATGCCTTCTCCAATGAAGGCAAAACCTCCAAGGAGGTTGTGGGGTTCAGAGAACATGTGCATGGAACCACCCTGTCCGCGGCAGCATCCAGTGGCCTTGCCAAAGAGCTCAGCCATGACAGAACGGGCTGGGACACCCTTGGACAGTGCGTGGACATGGTCACGATATGTGCTAACAACACAGTCAGGTTGGTTGAGCAGCTTGATGAAGCCAGTGGATACAGCCTCCTGGCCATTGTAAAGATGAACAAAACCAAACATCTTGCCTCGGTAGTACATTTGCGCACACATGTCCTCAAAGTTACGACCCAGAACCATGTCTTCGTACAGCTCTAATGCCTCTTCCCGTGTCACTGCCTGCAGTCAGTGAGATACATCGTTAAGAACACAGGGATCCTTAACTTGAGAAAACATTCAATTTTAAACAATTGAAACCTAAAATGTTCATGCACTAACATCACTACAGCTACATCGGTTCAAGCTATAGATCTCGAGAACAAAACAGTGATCCAGCACTGAAATTGCTATAAACAAATAGAGTAGATTTTGGCTGCTAACAAGTAGCCCTTTTTAACCAACGAATAAAATAAAGGCTCGTATGAGAGGATCAGTACGCTGAGAACTTTTATAGCAATTTGAAATCCTAAAGTGAACTTTTGAAGGGATGTGCTTGAATTACAGGAGAATCATCGTATGATATTCAGGCAGCTACTGGCTAGCATCGCAAGCAAGCATCTGAGTAATCCAACTACTGTAAAACCTCTAAGATGAAAAATTGCGAACGCTTTGTACTCGAACGAAACTGAACTGGGTGATGCAAGCCCCCTGCAACAAATCTGCAAACGGCAGTACCGAGGATCCAACCGCGCGAACGGAGTAGAACCGTAGAGCACCCTCCAAGATATGAATTTTCACACTATTTCTCGTACTCGGGCAGCGGTCCTGCTGAGATCGCATTTTCGGGAGTGGAGAAGATAGGATTTTCTCACCgggtgcgcggcggcggcgggcgcggcctTGTTCCCGGCGAGCacgtcggaggagacggccaGGACGGAGCTCAggcgcggcgccggcctgCGGCGGAGCGGCCTCAtggaggctgccgccgcggcggggaaGGAGGGGGCCTTGTCCCCGCCGGATCTCGCGGCCACCGGCGCCAGGAACTTGGCGGCGGTGAAGGACGCGGCCGCCATCTCCTCTCCCTCACTCTGAGCTGCTCTCCCTCCTGCTTCCGCttgcccgtgtggcgctgacGCAgtgctgcagcagcggcaatGGGGGACGAGAGGTGGGGGGGCTGGGGAGGCGGAGTATAAAGAGAGGGGAAGAGAGGGGCGGAGAGAACGAGGAAGATGGAGGCTTGGGAGGGTCCGCCCCACGCTGGCGGCTCACGCTCACAGACACAGATTGATTTTTCTTGTTCATCCAACTACACACAAAATACCCAAGGAATTGACATTCTTCACTAGGAGGAGAATTCTTGTTGTACCAATGTCTAGCAGACTGGTTTTAATATCATTGGCATATTTGATGTGCTAGTTAAATACCATTCATGCATTGCTATGAGCATCTAACTGGTTGCTACTGAAATTGGAGCTCAAGCTCCTTGCAAGGTTGCATTGAgaggaaaaatgaaaattgGTGTGGGCCAAATCGTTGAAGCGTTAGATTAATTGTACTAAAGATTATTAGATCACGCTAAATTTAACCTGAAAATACCGATATCAAATTAGAGTGTGAATTCAAAGATTGTATTGACGAATAGGTCGGGACTTGGGTTTGTTTGAATTTACTAGAGAATTTAAATGACCTAAAATATGATTTTGAGTTCAACTATTTTAATAAAACATCATATGTGTGGTATTATTTAGATTGTAGTTGCACAAATATTTACTCTCAAGGTGAAAATGAGTGAGATGTGGTATTTTCAATATTTCAAAGATTGtttgtgttgttgttctagaaaacaacaagagTAAGGAGTgacaatgctcgatggcacaagtgcgagaATATCATGTAGAGTGTGTACGCCGGctttatagcgaaggtcgacgtacacttggacaagttgacgcgtcgatattttttgaataggttcggtcgaccatgcgggtacgacttagtcctgtgttaggagaggcttcgagggggtcgttagccgggtgtttgggccgaactcgtcttcccaaattacctatggcgagagatctctaggggccgtctcggacttgggccgaacttgtcttcccaagtagtgaggttgggataccctcgagactctaacccgatccctctacttcgagtcgaagtcctactagacggcccggaacctcgaaactaggcttcttaagtcgcgtccccgaggtcgagtcgaggctaggctcgacccaaacactcgagagcgggctccttaggttgctctagccctctcccctttgatcttattccaatggagagtgaatgatacatgcccccatggggggtatttacagcctaggggtccatgacaaaagacaatggctacccttgagggagagggaaagtgaGGGCAAACTGGTAAACTCATCCCTGCACCTTTCTTGGCCTCTACTCAAGCTCCTAttctcctttgaccatggcatgagaggcttgactcgttgactcctttgaccgaCGCCTAGTTGGCAAGGCTATGCCTTGTTGGCAAGTTGACCGGTTTTTGGGATTCGTTGACCTGGTCGccgccacgtaggattacggcccggcccatgtaaggattttattatattacaacagtagcccccttgagcgaGAGGCATCgggaatgccttcgggtcaacttCAACACCGATGCCATGCTGAGATTCTTCTTCCGACACCTGGATCGTAACTCTCCTTGGGACAAACCACCGGCTAGGTAGGTTTTGCGAAGAAACCAGACCTAGGTGGGCTGCCTTGTGAGATACTTGTAGTTTTGGAAGTTTTCCTAGTAGACTTGAAACCTTCGAGACGTTGCGTTGGGGGAGCCACTGGCTAGGTAACCTtcctcgaggaggaagatagaCCTAGGTGGGCTTGTTACACAAAACCGCACAAAacttgtggttttgtgagttTTGGCGCATCCAAGGGCTCCTGGGAATTTTCCTGCGGAAATTGAGGGCCTTAGAATCTTCGACGTGGAGAACCACTGGCTAGGCAAGTTTCTTGATGAGAAACCAAGCCCAGGTGGGTTCCCTTGCAATGTTCCGCCGGTCGTGAAGTCTATTTCCGAAGAAACGGACACCTTCGGGACCTTCCTTCTGAATAGTCATGGCTACGAAGGCCTTTCTTGCAAAATTCTGAGCTCGGAGGCTCTTCTACGGGTTTTTGGGAAGTTTGGAGGGCCTCGGTGTCAATCTTCAGAGCCGCAGGGGCTTTCCTATAAGTTTTAATCTTCCTGAGGGGCTGGGCGCGAATTTTGCATGAACGCGAGGGCCTGGCTGGAAATTCAAGAGTCCTGATGGGCTTTTTTATGGAAGTTCCCGAGCCGTGGGCTCCTCCCCGCGCGCACGCGCTCTCGGTCCGCGGCGGCCTGGTGGGCTCTTCGGGCGTGCAGGCCAAGCCTGACAGGGCCGAGAGGggctcccttttttttgcgcGAACTTGGGCCGCGGCTGGACCAGCCCAGCTGGGCTATCGTACCTGTTCGCGAGCTGAGCAGCCCGATCGGACGACATCTAGCCCCCCGATGCCCTAGATCGGACGACTGCCAGTTGGCTTCTTCCTTCTTATGAGCCAGAAAGGTGGTGGTCCTCCTTTCCTCTTTCGTAGGGGGGCAGGGCTGCCAGGAATGATGCCGGCGACCACGGGGGCTCGGCCAGGACGGCGCGGACCAGTCTTGGGCGACCAAACGACCACCTCATGCCCCCTCCTTTGCTTCCTTTTTGCTTTTCCTCCTTTCATTTTTGTCTTGGCATTGGACAGAGCCTGTCCCCAAGCCGGCGACGTGTCGATCCTTGGGTGGTCGGACCCGGACGCCGAGGGGGGGCCattggcctataaaatggagccGTGGGAGGCTTGGGAGACTACGCCCACTCCCGTTTCCTCCCCTTCCGGTGCTGAAGACGAGCTCGGCGGCACCCGAAGGACGGGACGGGACCGGTGGCGACTAGGAGCTCCTTGGCAGCGCGTAGCCCGTCCAGGAGGTCGCCTAGCCTGCCGCAGGTGCTGAAAATTGTTAGAGCTTCGTGGGGGTCAAGATTCCGCCGGGCGCAGGGCTTTGAACGTTGTCGGTGCTACTTGCAGTTCGAGCCGCGTCGCAGTGGTGCACGAGTGCTCCTGTGTCCTTGTCGGGTTGAGCTGTGGCCGCGGTTTCCTTCTTGCCATCGTAGGACACCGTTAGTGTGGGCCTCGATGAGTCGCGGACCGGGTATTAGGGAGGCGAAGGCCGCGGTCGTTCCATCAAACACCTTGCGGGCACGTCATGAGCGCACGGCTGGGGAGCCGCGAGCGCCGCGTCGGGGTGCATTCCATGAGCGGTGGTCGTGGTGATGGCGCGTGTGGGCGCGGCCACGACGCCGACAGGCCGTCATGGCACCGGGACCGTCGGGGGCACGTCCAGGACGCGCACGGGGCACGTGGCACAGGGCACGCTGGGCGCGGCCAGGGAGCGCAAGGCTCACGCCGCTGGGCACGCGGGACGCGGTGCGTGCGCGGTGAGGGCGCGTGAGGTGCAGGGCGACAATGTTAGGGATGTGCCAGTCGTGGTCGGGTCGAACACCGAGGGCAACGTGGGCGAGGGGTCGCGTCGGCGCCCGGGGAGTGCAGCTGGGGCAAGCTCGGGGCGCCCGGTCGTTCGGTCGAACACCTCGTGTGTCGCCATCAGGCTTctcccttccttcctctccttttttttgagCTGGGCTGTCGGTAGAGTTAGGGGGCATCGGGCCTTATCCTTGTGCCGACAGAGCGCGGGCTGGCGGGGGGACTGGGCTCCCCCTATCCTTCTGTCCCTGCATGGGCCGACAGCTGGGAGCGGGGCCATGGGCCCATTCTCTTTTACACGAGTGGGCCGAAGAGGAGCCAGGCCGCGGGAGGGCGTGGCGCCCTGccctttcttccttttttttaaagcttGGTTGTAAGCCGTGACGTTAGTCGGTTGTAGATTTTCCATAGCTGCTCCTTTCGGAAATTTCTTGCAACTTGTACTAATCTCCTTCTCGTCTTTTTgtaggtgagatggcgggaTCCGACTTGAAGCGTCGCGATGGCGTCGGCGGGAGTGTCGAGAGGGAGGCCTCCCACGGGAGCGAGGCCGAGGTGCGGGCGCCGGGGGGCAAGCCACGGAGATCGAAGAAAGTCACATGCCGGGAGAGAGGACCTCGGCCCGAGCCGTATCCGGCCGCGCCGGGACGGATTCCCGACATCCTTCCGGCGTCGGTGACGACCGAGAAGGACTTGTCGGACCTTGTGGAGGCGGGCTACTTCCGCAAGGGTCTTGCCTCGCTTCCTGACGAGGGTGAGCTTTGACTGGAGCCGTAGAGGCGTCGCGGGGACATCGTCGTGTTCACCAGCTGGTTTCACGCCGGACTGTGCCTGCCCGTACACCCGTTcctgctggagttcctggatACCTATGGCATCGAGTTGGCGTTGTTGCTTCCTTTGGCGATCTAGCGTCTGAACGTGTTCAGGTGGCTTTGTGAGACCGCCTTGTGGGAGCTTCTGACCATAaggttgttcttgttgctgttcacCGTCCACGTGGAGGAGCGCCGCACCCCCGACGAGAGTACTTGGAGTGCCTTTGGGTCGGTCGCCGTGAGGCTCCGTCTCGGCTTCCACGACAAGTTCCCCTGATGGCGGCCAAGAGCGCGGGGCGTTTGTTCAACGGGTGGGACTCGCAGTGGTTCTTCCTCGACGTTTATGAGACGAGCTTCCGTCACTCCGGTAGGCTCCCTCGACACTCTGGGCCTGGGGGGCTTCGGGATGTCGTCCGTTCCATTGGCACGTCCTTGGTCGAGGAGtgggagcttgccgggatCAAGTCGGCTCGTTCGGAGCGTAGCTTCCATGACCTtctggaggagatggtgatggcgggccgcttcatgatgagggcgTGACCCTTGGTTTTTCGTCACCCACGCCGCGCGGCTAAGCGTGAGTTTCGTGATACTTGAGTCGTTGCTTCAAgtattcttgtttgcttgacacTAACCCTGGCTagtgcttgtgcttgtttttcagCGGCTTTCTCTCGAGAGAAGGCGGCCGAGTGGGCTTCCTAGATGGTCGGGGCGTACAACTCGGTGGAGCATCGGGCTTACGTCGATACCATCAGCGAGGGAGGATGTCACAACGTCGTGGCGGCGTGCTTCGACGACTCGGTACCGATGCGCCCGGATCCCAAGTACGGGATGCTCATCAAGGCCGGCGAGTGGTACTCTCGTCTTGCGACTCCGTCGATGATCATCGTGGGTTCTCACCTTATAGATACTTGTGGGAAGGTGAAGCCTCAAGTTGTACTTGGGTTGGGTGTGCCAGCGGCCCCAATGCCCAAGATCCCTTGTCCTCCGAGTTCACGCAAGAGGAAGGTTCCTTCTCCTGACCTTGCCGACGTGGCTGAGTCGAGGTCTCCTTTGAGAGAGTCCATGGACATGCACCTAGCCGGGAAGATCGACATTGAGAAAATCCTGCCTCCGTCGCCTCACGAGCGTGCGGTTTTCGCCTAGAGGACTGGGCTTCAACTTGTGGTGGATACCTCCTCGAAAGCCAGCGACGTGGGTGTTCCGGTGTTCTCTTTGGCTCATGGGCCTGTCGAGGAGGAGCTTCCTGCCACCGGTGAGTGCGCTCGTGTTGAGCGTTTTAATTCCCTTTCGGGAATGTTCTCACGGggttttcttgtcttgtttcaggtacggggcctgcggcgcctgatgctcccgaggccgagcccCCGattccggaggagggagaggtgcTTCCGAGGACCGAGGGAGGAGTGAGAGACACGCTCGAGGCGTTGGAGCTTGTAAGTCCGctttcctcgtctcccttcTTGCTAGGTCCATTTTGTCGGTCAGCGCTCatgatttcttttcctttgccaggtgagaggcttggtcgaggccgtgggcacTCCGCTCTCAAGGCTCAGGTTGGGGTGCTTTCGGCGGCCTTGGACGCCGAGACCTTGAAGACTACCCTTGCCCtgagtgagttggcttcggagagggcacggcggcaggcggagcgTGCAGCCATGGAGGCAAGGGCTCACGTTGCCGAGGAGGGCCAGAAGGATGCGATCACGAAGACCCGTCGTgccgaggaggacttggtggtggccagccTCAACGTGGAGCACGCTCGAGCGGAGGTCGCCTCCCTCAAGGCGGAGTCGGAGGACGCCTGGTTCGGACGGGTGTTCGCCCCTCGTGCTCACGCCCCCTCGGATAGCCGTCCGGAGGTGGTCTCGCTCCTGCTCGCCCAGGCTTCGGAGATTCGAGAGATGGTACTCTGTTTGAAGGGCTCTCCTCAGCCGGATCTTCCCCCGTGTCGTACGACGGATGAGGCGGGTAGGGTGCCttctgagtacgggtgctcgacttgtttcgtcgacAGTCGCATCTGTCCTGGACGGCGATGCCGGGACGAGTGGACTTGAGGCTGAGATgactcacggggcgaagaagtttctggcggactagggagctcctcttcgcgctctggctcgacgcttcgtgcgttgccttgagcccgctctttAGGAGAGCGACGGTGGGGCTTGAGTCTTGTTGCCTTTCGAGGCGACAAGGTACCCCAGCTGcatacttatgcgatgttgcatatccactTATGACCCGCATGTTCTAGGCTTAGACATAaaggttgtaaggcagcttttttgatgtgtttcatgctttgctatgtagtcaacattgtcGAAAAGGTCAACTTAGCTCggcatgtattttcttatgttttcaccatgtagtcaacattatcggaaatgctAACTTCTCAACATGTGTCctttggagtactatatttccttcttatgaagtactatatttcctcagcttatacagctcgcgatcgttcgctatgatctCACTTTTGCGtaatcaattgctgtcgccgttgggatacgactcggcttcggtgccttaggccatggttacgagccatggatcCTAATACCCTTGtgggggtcgctatcgatacgCCGATAGTGATCTGGACGTTTCGACCTGCCGTTTGGGGAAATTCATGCGGAtttttccctcttcggacttcaggaagctatgctttcccgcgattattatggagcctgaacttggttactatcatgcaggcccgtgcgcgacgtctcgcacgcgggtagcatggttctccgaggtaagtaagctcatgcataactcgcttatttgcggttctccttaaatgcgttttaaggagcttccgtcCTCGGgagacttggttctacttggcggatggTCTCGAGGCgcgctaggatccaccaaggaacgggTCGCTGGTAGCGACTTATGTCCGAAGACATTTGTAGGTGACGCCTGGGCCAACGTAGGCCTTTCGGCGTCCCTTGGTGACCAGCACTAGGGCAGCGACTCGGTTTTTGGGATCGTCCCTTTGCGACATTGCCGCTCGACAGGGTTCTCCGTTTACGACGGTGGGTCGtatgagtgtctcgtgtcactcttatcAAGGACTCGTTTTATTGATCCCTCGCttgcttgtcttaaggtatggcccgatgggcacatacaagccttatgtagacgtggccttgt contains:
- the LOC100843225 gene encoding pyruvate dehydrogenase E1 component subunit alpha-3, chloroplastic, with protein sequence MAAASFTAAKFLAPVAARSGGDKAPSFPAAAAASMRPLRRRPAPRLSSVLAVSSDVLAGNKAAPAAAAHPAVTREEALELYEDMVLGRNFEDMCAQMYYRGKMFGFVHLYNGQEAVSTGFIKLLNQPDCVVSTYRDHVHALSKGVPARSVMAELFGKATGCCRGQGGSMHMFSEPHNLLGGFAFIGEGIPVATGAAFAAKYRHEVLKQSGPDGLDVTLAFFGDGTCNNGQFFECLNMAQLWKLPIVFVVENNLWAIGMSHLRATSDPEIWKKGPAFGMPGVHVDGMDVLKVREVAKEAIDRARRGEGPTLVECETYRFRGHSLADPDELRRPDEKSHYAARDPITSLKKYIIEQNLASEAELKSIEKKIDDVVEEAVEFADASPLPPRSQLLENVFADPKGFGIGPDGKYRCEDPKFTQGTAQV